The nucleotide window TGTCGGCTTCTGTCGGATTATCCCTGCCCGTATATTTTAATTCATATCAGAAACCTTTGATAAATAAAGCAGAAAAAGACAAACTTTCTTCTATTTACGCTCTCAGCTGGGAAAGGTTGCAAATTATAAAAAACATCGGCGTTTATGCGAAAGATTTGCGGATAAACAAAAACAATTTTAAATTGTATGAAAATTTGTATGTTCCGGAAGCAAAACTTCTTTTTAAAGCCGAAATATCATCTTTCGGAACTGGGAAGTCGTCCGCATTTTCACTCTTAGACAGTTTCAGAAAATTAATCGATTCGGAATTTAAAAGGGATATATATAATGCAAAATATTATATAGACAAATCCCGCCTCGAACAGGTTATGGGGAAAATACGATAAAAATTAAAGAAATTAAGTAAATTAAGTAAATTAAGGAGTTAATTAAATGAAAATTTTAAAAAATGCTAAAAATATATCGATATTTTTATCCGCCTTCGTTCTCGGCGGCATTGTTACGGTTATATTTTTAAAAAATACCGGCATATTTACCGGAAGGAAGCAGATTTCTGCCGAAAAGGGCGCAGCCGCAAAACCAAAGCCAAAGATGAAAATGGTTAAGGGCGGGGTAATGGTAAGCATGGTTCAAAGACAGCTTTACGGCATAAAAGTCGGAAAAGCAAAATTAATGAAATTGACGAGAAAAATTAAAACTATAGGCGAGGTTGATTACAGCGTTCCTTTAGAAAAAACTGTAACATTGAAATACGGCGGTTATGTCAAAAACCTCTTTGTAAATAAACCCGGCATGAGCGTTTATAAGGGAGAACCCCTTTTTACAGTTTATAGCCCTGAGTTAGTCGACAGCGAAAAGGATTTCATGCTTGCTTATAAAAATTATATAAAATTAAAAAAATCAGATTTTAATTTCGGAATAAAAGAGGCTAAATCCTTTTTAAATTCTTCGGCTTTCAGGCTCAAACGGTTCGGCGTAACAAACAGCCAATTGAACATGCTAAAAATGGGAATGCTTATCTTAACTAACACGACGGTTCATTCGCCGGTAAACGGCGTCTTCTTGAAAAAATCTATTTTTTCCGGAAGTTATTTTAATGCGGGACAGCCGCTTTATAAACTGGCAGGACTGAGCCGCGTATGGATGAACATATGGGTCTATGAAAAGGATATGCCTTTCGTAAAAACGGGGGAAACGGTAAGTGTGAGATTTAACGCTTATCCCGGGCGGGTATTTTACGGCAGGGTTTCGTTTATTTACCCTTATCTTGCCGGCAAAAAAAGGGTTGACGAGGTCAGGCTTGTTTTTAACAATTCAAAAGGCGAAATAAAACCCGGTATGTACGGAAATGCCGAAATTATGATTAAAAGCGAAAAGGTTATTGCGGTTCCTACATCCGCCGTTCTTATTACCGGGGCAAAACCGCTGGTTTTCGTTTATAAAGGAAAAGGATATTTTATGCCGGAATATGTCGTTATAGGGACAAGATACGGCGGTTATTATCCTGTAATATCCGGCTTAAAAAACGGCGAGAGAATCGTCGTATCGGGAACATTTCTTATGTCGAGCGACTCCAATCTGTCCCAGGCTGTTGGTTCTATGGC belongs to Candidatus Acidulodesulfobacterium acidiphilum and includes:
- a CDS encoding efflux RND transporter periplasmic adaptor subunit — protein: MKILKNAKNISIFLSAFVLGGIVTVIFLKNTGIFTGRKQISAEKGAAAKPKPKMKMVKGGVMVSMVQRQLYGIKVGKAKLMKLTRKIKTIGEVDYSVPLEKTVTLKYGGYVKNLFVNKPGMSVYKGEPLFTVYSPELVDSEKDFMLAYKNYIKLKKSDFNFGIKEAKSFLNSSAFRLKRFGVTNSQLNMLKMGMLILTNTTVHSPVNGVFLKKSIFSGSYFNAGQPLYKLAGLSRVWMNIWVYEKDMPFVKTGETVSVRFNAYPGRVFYGRVSFIYPYLAGKKRVDEVRLVFNNSKGEIKPGMYGNAEIMIKSEKVIAVPTSAVLITGAKPLVFVYKGKGYFMPEYVVIGTRYGGYYPVISGLKNGERIVVSGTFLMSSDSNLSQAVGSMAGMPGMSGMSNNSNLSQKTSFKAGTQAISNNMGRTKKTSSMTGMPGM